The proteins below are encoded in one region of Methylobacillus flagellatus KT:
- the tal gene encoding transaldolase, which produces MANLFDQLKEFTTIVADTGDVEAIKSVKPYDATTNPSLLLKASTIPQYAPLIDEAIAYAKSQSGDKAQQIEDAADKLAVLIGLEILKHIPGKISTEVDARLSFDTEAMVQKGRKLIKLYEDAGIAKDRVLIKLASTWEGIKAGEILEKEGINCNLTLLFSFAQARACAEAGVFLISPFVGRILDWYKAKTGETYTAETDPGVQSVRKIYAYYKEHGYKTVVMGASFRNTGEIIALAGCDRLTVSPNLLEELKATEGKLERVLVDNGVTKQRPPLLTEKEFRFDLNEDAMATEKLAEGIRGFVVDQNKLEKALAEKL; this is translated from the coding sequence ATGGCTAATTTATTCGATCAACTTAAGGAATTCACGACGATCGTCGCTGACACTGGCGATGTAGAAGCGATCAAGAGCGTGAAGCCTTATGATGCCACCACCAACCCATCCCTGTTGCTCAAAGCAAGCACCATTCCCCAGTATGCCCCGCTGATCGATGAGGCAATTGCCTACGCCAAGTCCCAGAGCGGCGACAAGGCGCAACAAATCGAAGATGCTGCCGACAAGCTGGCTGTATTGATCGGCCTGGAAATCCTCAAACATATCCCAGGCAAGATTTCCACTGAAGTGGATGCGCGCCTGTCCTTTGATACCGAGGCCATGGTGCAAAAGGGACGCAAGCTGATCAAGCTTTACGAGGATGCAGGTATTGCCAAGGATCGCGTGCTGATCAAGCTGGCTTCCACTTGGGAAGGCATCAAGGCTGGTGAAATCCTCGAGAAGGAAGGCATCAACTGCAACCTGACATTGCTGTTCAGCTTTGCCCAGGCACGTGCCTGTGCTGAAGCCGGTGTGTTCCTGATTTCCCCGTTCGTTGGCCGTATTCTTGACTGGTACAAGGCCAAGACCGGCGAAACCTACACCGCTGAAACCGATCCTGGCGTTCAATCCGTGCGCAAGATCTACGCATATTATAAGGAACACGGCTACAAGACCGTGGTGATGGGGGCATCCTTCCGCAACACCGGCGAAATCATTGCGCTGGCAGGTTGCGATCGCCTGACTGTATCTCCTAATCTGCTGGAAGAGCTGAAGGCTACCGAAGGCAAGCTGGAGCGCGTGCTGGTCGACAATGGTGTTACCAAGCAGCGTCCTCCCTTGCTGACAGAGAAGGAATTCCGCTTCGATCTGAATGAAGACGCAATGGCAACGGAGAAGCTGGCGGAAGGTATCCGTGGTTTCGTAGTTGATCAGAACAAGCTGGAAAAGGCTCTGGCCGAAAAGCTTTAA
- the fae gene encoding formaldehyde-activating enzyme, with product MAVIDRVLVGEALVVDNRPDGSGLDLLNVAHIDLIIGPRGSAAEDAFCRTLTDQKEGVNGLLAIVAPNLMVKPATVMFNKVTIKNGKQAVQMFGPAQRGVAMAVMDCVADGTIPQEEADDVFISVGVFIDSRADMDDRIQEWNYQATKQAIKNAVAREPKVADVLKSYKESAHPFQAK from the coding sequence ATGGCAGTTATTGATCGCGTTTTAGTAGGTGAAGCTCTTGTTGTTGATAATCGTCCTGATGGCAGTGGCCTGGACCTGCTGAACGTAGCTCACATCGATCTGATTATTGGGCCTCGTGGTAGTGCTGCGGAAGATGCTTTCTGCCGCACCCTGACAGACCAGAAGGAAGGCGTGAACGGCTTGTTGGCTATCGTTGCCCCTAACCTGATGGTGAAGCCTGCTACAGTGATGTTCAACAAGGTGACCATCAAGAACGGCAAGCAAGCTGTTCAGATGTTTGGCCCTGCACAGCGCGGCGTGGCGATGGCGGTGATGGATTGTGTTGCCGATGGCACCATTCCACAAGAGGAAGCTGATGATGTATTCATTTCCGTAGGTGTGTTTATCGACAGCCGCGCGGATATGGATGACCGCATCCAGGAATGGAACTACCAAGCTACCAAGCAAGCGATCAAGAATGCTGTTGCACGTGAGCCCAAGGTTGCTGACGTACTGAAGAGCTACAAGGAATCTGCTCACCCATTCCAAGCTAAGTAA
- a CDS encoding ATP-grasp domain-containing protein, translating to MNHRIPVFTDDPGWHGKRLKEAFAARGYEAVFVSLKDCVFNLGFGANQPAVLIPGFEDALPKGVFVRGVPGGTLQRVIARLDILHALKLLGVVVYNDGHAVERTVDKAMTSFLLHLNQVPTPQTWVCESRYQAQEIYLRETMAGRQLVLKPLFGSQGQGIRKLTHETAFPIPMAQYVDGLYYLQAYVDSGEGAWHDHRVFVIRGKAVAAMIRHGSQWVNNVAQGGRCEAVAADGELALLAEAAARAVNVDYCGVDIIRDGDGKLYVLEVNSIPAWKGLQGATGVNIGQLLVDDFLSCIHTQPALTIVS from the coding sequence GTGAACCACCGCATTCCGGTTTTTACCGATGATCCTGGCTGGCATGGCAAGCGCCTCAAGGAGGCGTTTGCAGCGCGTGGTTACGAGGCGGTATTTGTCTCTCTCAAGGATTGTGTGTTCAATCTTGGCTTCGGTGCTAATCAGCCGGCAGTCCTGATCCCGGGGTTTGAGGATGCCCTGCCAAAAGGCGTGTTCGTGCGTGGCGTGCCAGGTGGGACATTGCAGCGCGTGATCGCGCGGCTCGACATCCTGCATGCACTCAAGTTACTGGGCGTGGTGGTCTATAACGACGGCCATGCGGTCGAGCGCACCGTCGACAAGGCCATGACCAGTTTCCTGTTGCACCTGAACCAAGTGCCGACGCCGCAAACCTGGGTGTGCGAGTCGCGTTACCAAGCGCAGGAAATCTACCTCAGGGAAACCATGGCAGGCCGTCAATTGGTACTCAAGCCTTTGTTCGGCTCGCAAGGGCAGGGCATACGTAAGCTGACGCATGAAACTGCCTTTCCTATCCCCATGGCGCAATATGTGGATGGCCTGTATTACTTGCAGGCCTATGTGGATAGCGGCGAGGGTGCCTGGCATGACCACCGGGTGTTCGTCATCCGGGGGAAGGCGGTGGCCGCCATGATTCGTCATGGCAGCCAGTGGGTGAATAACGTGGCCCAGGGCGGCCGTTGCGAGGCGGTGGCGGCCGATGGCGAGTTGGCCCTGCTGGCAGAAGCTGCCGCTCGAGCAGTCAATGTGGACTATTGCGGTGTTGATATCATCCGCGATGGCGACGGCAAGCTATATGTGCTGGAGGTGAACAGTATTCCGGCATGGAAAGGCTTGCAAGGCGCTACTGGTGTGAATATCGGCCAACTCCTGGTTGATGACTTCCTCTCCTGCATCCATACACAACCTGCGTTGACGATTGTTTCATGA
- a CDS encoding uridylate kinase → MWVIKLGGSLLGSSELNLWLDVVARHGDGKVLIVPGGGIFADAVRDAQLSSGVDDATAHRMAVMAMDQYGVLMTGLSPRLVTARSELEIAERGWQHRGIVWLPSEMICADESIPMNWGITSDSLAAYLAAKLNAEHLILVKSSRPDADQQVSLEKLTKEGFVDEAFGDHIAGQSFNTWVVGRQDCVAFNEGFREEELMRVGLPVRCSWN, encoded by the coding sequence ATGTGGGTAATTAAACTGGGAGGCAGTCTGCTGGGTTCGTCCGAGCTCAATCTTTGGCTTGACGTCGTGGCTCGCCACGGAGATGGTAAGGTGCTGATTGTGCCAGGCGGTGGCATTTTTGCCGATGCGGTACGCGATGCCCAGCTCAGCAGCGGCGTCGATGATGCGACCGCTCATCGCATGGCGGTCATGGCCATGGACCAGTACGGCGTCCTGATGACCGGCTTGAGTCCGCGCCTGGTTACCGCCAGGAGCGAACTGGAAATTGCCGAGCGTGGCTGGCAACATCGCGGCATCGTCTGGCTGCCCAGCGAAATGATTTGCGCCGACGAGTCCATTCCCATGAATTGGGGGATCACGTCGGACAGCTTGGCGGCTTATCTCGCCGCCAAGCTCAATGCCGAACACCTGATTCTTGTGAAATCCTCGCGCCCCGATGCGGATCAGCAAGTGTCGTTGGAAAAGCTGACCAAGGAAGGGTTTGTCGATGAGGCTTTCGGGGATCACATTGCCGGGCAGTCGTTCAACACCTGGGTGGTTGGCCGTCAGGACTGTGTAGCATTCAACGAGGGCTTCAGGGAAGAAGAACTGATGCGTGTAGGTTTGCCGGTGCGTTGTTCGTGGAATTAA
- a CDS encoding ATP-grasp domain-containing protein produces MRILVLEYITAGGLYREPIPVSLAQEAILMRDAMLDAMDGVPGVDILLAHDPRLPMPTHASQCHVLNDDDEPWQIWMSLMAAADMVWLVAPESAGVLQQLTEAVEASGKVLLTSASEAVRMAGSKWQTYRQLHGAGVPVVETMQAPHRPDSGSAWVVKPDDGVSCDNARYFHDADALESWLQNIPAGHIVQPYVQGLPASLTMLCRGGEAWLLACNQQLVEVEQGRIRYCGGIVNGTAERWTDFDELARQVAAAIPGLFGYVGVDLIIGNDGCLHVLEVNPRLTTSFAGLQAAIHYNPARLLLDLFYNEDFKLPSGLQRNRIEIKLND; encoded by the coding sequence ATGCGAATTCTAGTACTTGAATACATTACTGCAGGCGGATTATACCGTGAGCCAATCCCGGTATCGCTGGCGCAGGAGGCTATCTTGATGCGTGATGCCATGCTGGACGCCATGGATGGTGTTCCGGGCGTGGATATTCTTCTGGCACATGATCCGCGCTTGCCAATGCCAACCCATGCGTCGCAGTGTCATGTACTGAACGATGACGATGAGCCCTGGCAAATATGGATGTCGTTGATGGCAGCGGCAGACATGGTGTGGCTGGTTGCGCCTGAAAGTGCGGGCGTATTGCAGCAATTGACAGAGGCGGTGGAGGCCTCCGGTAAAGTTTTGCTTACAAGCGCAAGCGAAGCCGTACGCATGGCTGGAAGCAAGTGGCAAACGTATAGGCAGCTGCATGGCGCGGGCGTGCCGGTTGTGGAAACGATGCAGGCCCCCCATCGCCCTGATTCAGGAAGTGCCTGGGTGGTTAAACCCGATGATGGTGTGAGCTGCGACAACGCAAGGTATTTCCATGATGCTGATGCGCTGGAAAGCTGGCTGCAGAATATCCCGGCAGGTCATATTGTCCAGCCTTATGTGCAAGGATTGCCGGCAAGTCTGACCATGCTTTGCCGGGGCGGCGAGGCGTGGCTATTGGCGTGTAACCAGCAACTGGTTGAGGTTGAGCAGGGCAGGATACGCTATTGCGGTGGGATCGTGAATGGTACTGCCGAACGATGGACGGATTTTGACGAACTTGCTCGCCAGGTTGCCGCTGCCATACCAGGGCTCTTTGGTTATGTGGGCGTGGATTTGATCATCGGCAATGATGGCTGTTTGCATGTCCTGGAAGTAAATCCTAGATTGACGACTTCTTTTGCCGGGCTCCAGGCTGCCATTCACTATAACCCGGCGCGGTTGCTGCTGGACTTGTTTTATAATGAGGACTTCAAGCTGCCGTCTGGTTTGCAGCGCAACCGAATTGAAATCAAGCTGAATGACTGA
- the mch gene encoding methenyltetrahydromethanopterin cyclohydrolase, protein MSESKLDVTLWPSVNQLTNPLVKHLVDNAKALRLLVEKLPSGATIIDAGIKAEGGLEAGRLIAEICMGGLGHVNLHSSSTFPHWPWTLSVHSNNPVLSCLGSQYAGWSLSHEKFFSLGSGPGRALAGREELYKELGYKDSADAAVLVLESDKVPPQEVIEKVARDTGVNPENLTFILTPTRSLAGTVQIVARVLEVALHKIHTLHFPLEHVVDGAASAPLPPPAPDFLIGMGRTNDAILFGGHAHIFVKGSDEAAAKLAKELPSSASRDYGRPFAEVFKAVNMDFYKIDPMLFSPAAVTVTAVESGKSFIGGKLDATLLDQSFGYSA, encoded by the coding sequence ATGAGTGAAAGCAAACTTGATGTGACCCTGTGGCCTAGTGTCAATCAACTCACCAATCCATTGGTCAAGCATTTGGTCGACAATGCCAAGGCCTTGCGCCTGCTGGTGGAAAAGCTGCCCAGCGGTGCCACGATCATTGACGCCGGCATCAAGGCCGAGGGCGGTCTGGAGGCCGGGCGCCTGATTGCTGAAATCTGCATGGGTGGCCTGGGCCATGTCAACCTGCATTCCTCCAGCACTTTCCCGCATTGGCCATGGACATTGTCCGTACATTCCAATAACCCGGTGCTTTCCTGCTTGGGCAGCCAGTATGCCGGTTGGAGTCTTTCCCATGAGAAGTTCTTTTCCCTGGGCTCAGGTCCTGGCCGTGCACTGGCCGGGCGCGAGGAGCTTTATAAAGAGCTTGGTTACAAGGATAGCGCTGATGCTGCAGTGCTGGTGCTCGAAAGCGACAAGGTGCCGCCGCAGGAGGTGATTGAGAAGGTTGCCCGCGATACCGGTGTGAACCCAGAAAACCTGACTTTCATCCTGACTCCAACTCGTAGTCTGGCCGGTACTGTACAGATCGTGGCGCGCGTACTGGAAGTGGCCTTGCACAAGATCCATACCCTGCATTTCCCGCTGGAGCATGTGGTCGATGGCGCCGCAAGCGCGCCTTTGCCTCCACCTGCGCCGGATTTTCTCATCGGCATGGGGCGTACCAATGATGCCATCCTATTCGGCGGTCATGCGCATATTTTCGTCAAGGGTAGCGACGAAGCGGCAGCCAAGCTGGCGAAAGAATTGCCAAGCAGCGCTTCCCGTGATTATGGCCGTCCATTTGCCGAGGTATTCAAGGCGGTCAACATGGACTTCTACAAGATAGACCCCATGCTGTTCAGCCCGGCTGCAGTTACCGTGACTGCAGTGGAGTCAGGCAAGAGCTTTATAGGAGGCAAGTTGGATGCCACCTTGTTGGATCAGTCGTTCGGCTATAGCGCATAG
- the hxlA gene encoding 3-hexulose-6-phosphate synthase has translation MALTQMALDSLDFDATVALAEKVAPHVDILEIGTPCIKHNGIKLLETLRAKFPNNKILVDLKTMDAGFYEAEPFFKAGADITTVLGVADLGTIKGVIDAANKYGKKAQVDLINVADKAERTKEVAKLGAHIIGVHTGLDQQAAGQTPFADLATVTGLNLGLEVSVAGGVKPATVKQVKDAGATIIVAGAAIYGAADPAAAAAEITALAK, from the coding sequence GTGGCATTGACACAAATGGCATTAGATTCACTGGATTTCGACGCAACCGTGGCGCTGGCTGAGAAGGTAGCTCCGCACGTTGACATTCTCGAAATCGGTACACCATGTATCAAGCACAACGGTATCAAGTTGCTGGAAACTTTGCGCGCAAAGTTTCCTAACAACAAGATCCTGGTTGACCTGAAGACCATGGATGCTGGCTTCTACGAAGCCGAGCCATTCTTCAAGGCTGGTGCCGACATCACTACCGTTCTGGGCGTAGCTGATCTGGGTACTATCAAGGGCGTAATCGATGCCGCCAACAAGTACGGCAAGAAGGCTCAAGTCGACCTGATCAACGTTGCTGACAAAGCTGAACGTACTAAGGAAGTGGCCAAGCTGGGCGCACACATCATCGGCGTTCACACTGGCTTGGATCAACAAGCCGCTGGTCAAACTCCATTTGCCGATCTGGCAACTGTTACCGGCCTCAACCTGGGTCTGGAAGTATCCGTTGCTGGTGGTGTGAAGCCTGCTACCGTTAAGCAAGTCAAGGATGCTGGCGCTACCATCATCGTTGCTGGCGCTGCTATCTACGGTGCTGCTGATCCAGCTGCTGCTGCTGCTGAAATCACTGCTCTGGCTAAGTAA
- a CDS encoding HisA/HisF-related TIM barrel protein codes for MQVIPVIDLMNGAVVHARQGNRAHYQPIVSNLCNGSEAQEIVGALLGLYPFPALYIADLDAIQCRNDHRTLIHTLLSKHPTLEIWVDAGINSVAKVQRWQHPRLRPVLGTESIPSIATWHLLAGACEGRHILSLDFTTAGYQGPSELLQEARHWPQHVIIMSLPHVGSHAGPDMDKLTHFRALSPKHHLYAAGGIRDASDLQLLRKRGIKGALVASALHNGNLEKSMLQSILAS; via the coding sequence GTGCAAGTCATACCCGTAATTGATCTGATGAATGGTGCCGTGGTGCATGCGCGTCAAGGCAATCGCGCACATTACCAGCCGATTGTGTCCAATCTTTGCAATGGCAGTGAGGCGCAAGAGATTGTGGGTGCATTGCTGGGATTATACCCATTCCCCGCCCTCTACATTGCCGATTTGGACGCCATACAATGCCGCAACGACCATCGCACTCTCATCCATACCCTGCTTTCCAAGCACCCCACCCTCGAAATCTGGGTTGATGCTGGCATCAATTCAGTTGCGAAGGTGCAGCGATGGCAACATCCTCGCCTGCGTCCCGTGCTCGGCACTGAGAGCATTCCCAGCATTGCAACTTGGCACCTGCTTGCAGGAGCATGCGAAGGCAGGCACATTCTATCCTTGGACTTCACTACAGCAGGGTATCAGGGCCCTTCTGAATTATTGCAGGAGGCCAGGCATTGGCCTCAGCACGTGATCATCATGTCCCTGCCTCACGTCGGTAGCCATGCCGGCCCAGACATGGACAAGCTCACTCACTTCCGCGCCCTCTCTCCCAAGCACCACCTATATGCTGCAGGCGGCATACGTGACGCGAGCGACCTGCAGTTATTGCGCAAGCGCGGCATTAAGGGTGCATTGGTTGCCAGCGCATTGCATAACGGCAACTTGGAAAAATCCATGTTGCAGTCAATACTGGCTTCTTAA
- a CDS encoding hydantoinase/oxoprolinase family protein, producing MTETTSSPQHYLGWDIGGANLKVALVRPDGIAVKVIQVPCPLWQGMDRLDAAIDLALAELGGPGGAKHSVTMTGELADIFPDRASGVWEIALRTHAMLGSELCFFAGASGFVPLAQVQQHANAIASANWLASAAFVATKLQQGLFIDIGSTTADFVLLHDGRPVNRGQTDAERMQHEELVYTGVARTSLMALASRIPFAGQWQNVAAEHFATTADVYRLTGELDPAEDMAATADGAGKSMDETCRRLARMVGRDADDADKTAWVHLAQAFRQQQLAILRDAVLCNLSRNVVRPGAPFIGAGAGVFLVRELAQQLGHEFLAASSLLKAESDQARNWAGVCLPAYAVANLGITANSQERAC from the coding sequence ATGACTGAAACAACCTCTTCCCCCCAACATTATCTCGGTTGGGATATTGGTGGCGCCAACCTGAAAGTAGCCCTCGTGCGTCCGGATGGCATTGCTGTCAAGGTCATCCAGGTTCCATGTCCTTTGTGGCAAGGCATGGATAGACTGGATGCCGCAATCGATCTGGCACTTGCTGAGCTCGGTGGGCCTGGTGGTGCCAAGCACAGCGTGACCATGACGGGTGAGCTCGCGGATATTTTCCCAGACCGGGCAAGCGGTGTCTGGGAAATTGCCTTGCGAACACATGCCATGTTGGGATCGGAACTATGTTTCTTTGCAGGTGCGAGCGGGTTTGTGCCACTGGCCCAGGTGCAGCAGCATGCCAATGCGATTGCGTCGGCCAATTGGCTGGCAAGTGCTGCCTTTGTTGCCACTAAGCTGCAGCAGGGCCTGTTCATCGATATTGGTAGTACCACTGCAGATTTTGTCCTGCTGCATGATGGTCGCCCTGTCAATCGCGGGCAGACCGATGCGGAGCGCATGCAGCATGAAGAGTTGGTGTATACCGGCGTAGCGCGTACTTCCCTCATGGCATTGGCTTCGCGCATCCCTTTTGCCGGACAATGGCAAAACGTGGCGGCTGAACATTTTGCCACCACGGCCGATGTCTACCGACTGACCGGTGAATTGGACCCAGCTGAAGATATGGCAGCGACTGCAGACGGTGCAGGCAAGAGCATGGACGAGACTTGCAGACGTTTGGCAAGAATGGTGGGGCGAGATGCAGACGATGCGGACAAGACAGCTTGGGTGCACTTGGCGCAGGCGTTCAGGCAGCAGCAGCTCGCTATATTGCGGGATGCTGTCCTATGTAACCTTTCGCGCAATGTGGTCCGGCCCGGGGCACCATTCATTGGCGCCGGGGCAGGTGTGTTCTTGGTGCGAGAGCTGGCACAGCAGCTAGGCCACGAGTTCCTGGCAGCCAGCTCCTTGCTGAAGGCGGAATCGGATCAGGCCAGGAATTGGGCGGGTGTATGTTTGCCTGCTTATGCTGTTGCCAACCTTGGCATTACTGCCAACAGTCAGGAGCGCGCATGCTGA
- a CDS encoding triphosphoribosyl-dephospho-CoA synthase, with product MSNRRIADRFRAACMAELTSLKPGNVHIFADGHGMVVQEFIRSADAVAGVIAQPGLSVGGRILASVEATWQVVSCNTNLGIVLLCAPLVHAALSDAKGSLHQRLLQVLAQLDVHDAELAFKAIVRASPGGLGEAAEHDVRAAPKITLLEAMQASAGRDRIAWQYAHGFEDVFGVGMTAYIQAMDKWQNPAWATTVLYLTLLSRFPDSHIQRKHGLVQAEDVSRQAGVHLQALLAHENPKRYQRTLLQFDTELKDRKLNPGTSADLTVATLLAYELSRSGAL from the coding sequence ATGAGCAACAGGCGGATCGCCGATAGGTTCCGTGCGGCGTGCATGGCGGAGCTGACCAGCCTCAAGCCTGGTAATGTTCATATCTTCGCCGACGGTCATGGCATGGTGGTGCAGGAATTCATTCGTAGCGCCGATGCCGTTGCTGGCGTGATTGCGCAGCCGGGATTGTCGGTCGGCGGGCGTATCCTTGCCTCGGTGGAAGCGACTTGGCAAGTCGTGAGCTGCAACACCAATCTTGGCATCGTGTTGTTGTGTGCCCCCTTGGTCCATGCAGCACTATCTGATGCCAAGGGTTCGTTGCATCAACGGTTGTTGCAGGTGTTGGCGCAGCTGGATGTCCATGATGCCGAGCTCGCATTCAAGGCTATCGTCCGGGCCTCTCCGGGCGGCCTGGGCGAGGCTGCAGAACATGATGTGCGCGCAGCACCGAAAATTACCTTGCTGGAAGCGATGCAGGCCTCTGCAGGGCGGGACCGTATTGCCTGGCAGTACGCCCATGGGTTCGAGGATGTATTTGGAGTCGGCATGACAGCGTATATACAGGCAATGGATAAATGGCAGAATCCTGCCTGGGCGACGACGGTACTTTACCTCACACTGCTGAGCCGCTTTCCTGACAGCCATATCCAGCGCAAGCATGGTCTGGTGCAGGCCGAAGATGTCAGCCGCCAAGCCGGCGTGCACTTGCAGGCGTTGCTTGCACATGAGAACCCCAAGCGCTACCAGCGAACATTGCTCCAATTCGATACGGAGCTGAAAGACCGGAAGCTAAACCCTGGAACGAGTGCGGACCTTACGGTTGCCACCTTGCTGGCATACGAATTGTCGAGAAGTGGTGCTCTATAG
- the pabB gene encoding aminodeoxychorismate synthase component I, with protein MLRHELPYQVDSAPLFAKIAQRPWAIYLDSGRPGNEYGRYDIMVADPVMTFTTHAGVTEVRGQEGVQASREDPFFLLKQALQQYPRLQSDLPFTGGAVGYFGYDLARHIESLPNLAQDGEHIPEMMVGIYDWAVIVDHEKQQAWLVCCAIAEERKAGWKSLCALFDGHFTQQASSFAIETPVRSNFDAASYQHAFERIQRYIHEGDCYQVNLAQRFSAAASGDAWQAYQYLRSIGPAPFMAFMNLPGLQVLSDSPERFLQVTGRHVETRPIKGTRPRSSDADEDERQAADLKSSLKDRAENLMIVDLLRNDIGKSCAIGSVRADRLFVLESYANVHHLVSAVTGKLADQFEAVDLLRGAFPGGSITGAPKLRAMEIIEELEPHRRGIYCGAIGYIGFDGNMDTNIAIRTAVYSHREIRFWAGGGIVADSEADKEYRETWDKASTMLKLVEHFRGDQDVGN; from the coding sequence ATGCTGAGGCACGAGCTTCCCTACCAGGTTGATAGTGCTCCCCTGTTTGCGAAAATAGCGCAACGCCCCTGGGCCATATACCTTGATAGCGGTCGCCCCGGCAACGAATACGGGCGTTACGATATCATGGTCGCCGATCCTGTGATGACATTCACCACCCATGCGGGCGTGACAGAGGTGCGTGGCCAAGAAGGGGTGCAAGCGTCACGTGAAGATCCGTTTTTTCTGTTGAAGCAGGCGTTGCAGCAATATCCGCGACTGCAGTCGGATCTACCTTTTACTGGCGGGGCAGTCGGATATTTTGGCTATGACCTGGCACGGCATATCGAATCCCTGCCCAATCTGGCGCAGGATGGCGAACACATTCCGGAGATGATGGTCGGCATCTATGACTGGGCTGTCATTGTCGATCACGAGAAACAGCAAGCCTGGCTGGTATGCTGTGCCATTGCCGAAGAGCGCAAAGCTGGCTGGAAGTCGCTATGCGCATTGTTTGACGGACATTTCACGCAGCAGGCCAGTAGCTTTGCTATTGAAACACCAGTGCGCTCGAATTTTGATGCTGCAAGCTATCAACATGCGTTTGAACGCATCCAGCGTTATATCCACGAAGGTGATTGCTACCAGGTGAACCTGGCGCAACGGTTTAGCGCAGCGGCCAGTGGTGACGCCTGGCAGGCCTATCAATACTTGCGCAGCATCGGACCGGCGCCATTCATGGCATTCATGAACCTGCCCGGCTTGCAGGTGCTCTCAGATTCGCCGGAGCGCTTTCTTCAGGTCACCGGCCGTCATGTGGAAACCCGTCCGATCAAAGGCACCCGGCCTCGCTCATCTGATGCCGATGAAGATGAGCGCCAGGCAGCCGACCTGAAAAGCAGCCTTAAAGACAGGGCTGAGAATCTCATGATCGTGGACTTGCTGCGCAACGATATCGGCAAGAGTTGCGCGATCGGTTCCGTCAGAGCCGACCGCCTGTTCGTGCTGGAAAGCTATGCCAATGTGCACCATCTGGTCAGCGCCGTGACCGGGAAGCTGGCCGATCAATTTGAGGCTGTTGATCTATTGCGCGGCGCATTTCCCGGTGGTTCCATCACAGGGGCACCCAAGCTCAGAGCCATGGAAATCATCGAAGAGCTCGAGCCGCACCGGCGCGGTATCTACTGCGGCGCCATTGGATATATCGGGTTTGACGGCAATATGGATACCAATATTGCCATTCGTACGGCAGTTTATTCTCACAGGGAAATCCGTTTCTGGGCTGGAGGTGGTATCGTAGCGGATTCGGAAGCGGATAAAGAATATCGCGAAACCTGGGACAAGGCATCAACCATGCTGAAACTCGTTGAACATTTTCGGGGTGACCAAGATGTGGGTAATTAA
- the hxlB gene encoding 6-phospho-3-hexuloisomerase — MNKYQELVVNKLTNVINNTAEGYDDKILSMVDAAGRTFLGGAGRSLLVSRFFAMRLVHAGYQVSMVGEVVTPSIQAGDLFIVISGSGSTETLMPLVRKAKSQGAKVIVISMKAQSPMAELADLVVPIGGNDAHAFDKTHGMPMGTIFELSTLWFLEATIAKLIDQKGLTEEGMRAIHANLE, encoded by the coding sequence ATGAATAAATATCAAGAGCTCGTGGTCAACAAGCTGACCAATGTAATCAATAACACAGCAGAAGGCTATGATGACAAGATCCTGAGCATGGTGGATGCTGCCGGTCGTACCTTCCTTGGTGGTGCTGGTCGTTCCCTGCTGGTTTCCCGCTTCTTCGCCATGCGTCTCGTCCATGCAGGCTATCAAGTCAGCATGGTGGGTGAGGTTGTCACTCCGAGCATCCAGGCTGGCGACCTTTTCATTGTGATCTCCGGTTCGGGAAGCACGGAAACCCTGATGCCCTTGGTCAGGAAGGCCAAGAGCCAGGGCGCAAAGGTCATCGTGATCTCCATGAAGGCGCAGTCCCCAATGGCGGAGCTGGCAGACCTAGTGGTGCCGATCGGTGGCAACGATGCGCATGCATTCGACAAGACACATGGCATGCCTATGGGCACTATTTTCGAGCTGTCTACGCTCTGGTTCCTGGAAGCTACGATTGCCAAGTTGATAGATCAAAAAGGCCTGACAGAAGAAGGCATGCGTGCAATTCACGCCAATCTTGAATAA